The Desulfobaculum bizertense DSM 18034 genome has a window encoding:
- a CDS encoding thioredoxin family protein: protein MIQEITADEFDALDMSGSMMVEFYSKTCGPCKMLAFVLKDIDKTKPDFKIYTIDFDENAELKERLQVKGFPSMLFFKDGVEVSRLAGLKQKPVIVKEIEAIA from the coding sequence ATGATTCAGGAAATAACAGCAGACGAGTTTGATGCTCTTGATATGTCCGGCTCCATGATGGTCGAGTTTTATTCCAAGACCTGTGGACCGTGTAAGATGCTCGCTTTTGTTCTCAAGGATATCGACAAAACCAAGCCCGATTTCAAAATTTACACCATTGATTTCGACGAGAATGCGGAGCTGAAAGAGCGCCTTCAGGTGAAAGGATTCCCCTCCATGCTGTTCTTTAAGGATGGCGTTGAAGTGAGTCGTTTGGCAGGCCTGAAGCAGAAGCCCGTTATTGTCAAAGAAATCGAAGCGATCGCATAA